A segment of the Bdellovibrio sp. ArHS genome:
CACCAGGTTTGTCCACTCCACGGCGCCACAATCGGGAATGTGTCCGTCGGGTGTGGTGCTGGTTTCCTGACAGTTTTCCATTTCCAGTTCATGTTTGATTTTTGCAAACTCGGAGGTGGAGTCTGACAACATCATCTGGATGAAGTCGGGCATCTCGGCGGCGTCAATATAGGCAGCGGCCTGAGTTCCGTCCTTTTCTTCAGTTTCAATGCGAACCAGAGCACTATTGGCGCCAGTTTTGGATATCTTTTTGGGTTCAATAGCCTGAGCGGTTAAAGAAAGGACAAGAAGGGGGAGGATCATTTTAATCATCTTAATCATGGGGAATTCCTTAAAGAGTTGAAGTTGCGAGCCTTTTTTCTAAGCAGGTGCCTTGTATCAAAGCCTTTTATGAAATTCTTTAAAAAACTCTCTATTTTGTCTTAAATTATTGAAATCATAGATGAAACAAGAGATGTCTTCGATCCGTGTCTAGGGCTCGAAATTCTGTCTAACCCCTTAAAAAAGCTTGCTTTTACCCCGCATCCGACCTAAAACGATGAGTCCATAATTATGACTGTCTAAGGCAATGGTTAAGAGCTGGCCCCAACGGGAAAGACGCCTTATCGGTGGAAGGTAAACATTATGAAAATGCGCACTCACTCAGGCGCTAAGAAACGTTTGAAAGTTCTTTCAAGCGGTAAAGTTAAGAAAAAAAGCACTCGCATGCGTCACTTGAACTCGCACATGAGCTCAAAAACGAAAAGACAACTAGGTAAGACATCATACGTAGAAGACGCGAACATGCTACAAGTTCGTCGTTGCTTGGTGTTCTAGGAATTAATCTAAAAATTTTAAATGTCTTTTCCGTACGTAACTTCGACGGTGTTCGAAGATGTACAGTAAATTTGAGGTAGAAAATGGCTCGTGTAAAAAGTGGTAAAACAAATCGTGCTCGTCACAAAAAGGTTCTTAAAAGAGCAAAAGGTTACTATTCAGCTGGTTCTCGCGCGTACATCCACGCGGTAGAGAAAAACGACCGTGGTATGGCCTTCGCTTACCGCGACCGTAAAGCTAAAAAACGTAACTTCCGCACATTGTGGAATCAACGTATCAATGCAGCAGCTCGTTTGAACGGGACTACATACTCTCGTTTGATCGGTGGCTTGATTAAAGCTGGCATCCAAGTAGATCGTAAAATCTTGGCTGACCTTGCTATCAACGATGCAGCAGGATTCACTGCTCTTTGCAAACACGCTTTGGCGTAAGGTCTGCAATAGCAACCCATGGAAGAGTCTAATAACCAATTTGAACAAAGAAAGCGCGATCACATAAAAATCGCGCTGGATCCAAGGTCGCAGACTGAAGGACAAAATGGTTTAGACTCGATCGAATTGATTCATGAGGCTTTGCCTAATTTGGATTTTAAAGAGGTCGATATATCGACCTCTTTGTTTTTAAAAGACCCTGTTACCAAAGATTCCTTTTCGCTTTCTTCTCCTATTTTTATTTCTTCGATGACCGCGGGGCATGAACAAGGCCGCGAAATCAATGAGGCCTTGGCTCGTCTCAGTGATCGTCGTCAGATTTTAATGGGTGTCGGATCACAAAGAAGAGAGTTGGAAGATTCCAATGCGGCTGAAGAATGGAACCGTGTGCGTCGTCAGGCGCCCAAGGCTCTTTTGTTGGGCAATATTGGAATCGCTCAGCTCATCAAAAGCCCTATCGATAAAGTTCAACGTCTGATTGAGTCCACGCAGGCCGTGGCCCTTTTTGTCCACGTCAATCCTCTTCAGGAAGCCTTGCAGCCCGAAGGAACTCGTGACTTTCGACATGGACTAGAAGCTCTAGAAAATCTGGTGAAAATTGCCGGCGTTCCCGTTGTCGTCAAAGAGGTGGGATGTGGATTTTCCGTGGAAACCCTGAAACGCCTTGAAAACATTGGCATCTATGCTGTTGATGTGGCGGGCAAGGGCGGCACGCATTGGGGAAGGGTTGAAGGCTATCGTTCCCAAGAGAATGATTTACTGTATAAAGTAGCGCAAACTTTCGCAAACTGGGGTATTAGTACAGTACAGTCGGTTCTGAATGCCAAAGAAGCCCGGGTCAGTTATGAAATCTGGGCCTCCGGGGGCGTTCGCAACGGATTGGAAGTCGCAAAACTTTGTGCTCTGGGGGCCAACAAAGTCGGGCTCGCAAGGCCCTTCTTGGAGGCCGCTCTCAAAGGCGATGAGGCCTTGGAAGAGCTTATGAATAAATTAGAAACTGAGCTTAAGATTGCTTTGTTCTGTACAGGATCAAAAAATCTTAAAGACCTTCAGACAAAGAGGGTGATTCGATGAAAAAGCAGCTTCTAGACATCTTTAAAGGTTTCTCTAAACTTTCTCGTGAAGAAAGACTGAAAGCATTGATGGACGTGGGCGTTCTTCATGATTCTGATGTTGAGTATCTGTCGAAGGGCGGGTTGCGCGACACTTCTTTGGGTGAAAAGTTCATCGAAAACGTGATCGGTTACTTCCAGCTTCCTTTGGGAGTTGCGACGAACTTCAATATCGATGGCAAAGACTACGTAATTCCCATGGCTGTTGAAGAAACTTCGATCGTCGCGGCAGTGTGCAAATCCGCCAAATGGATTCGGGAATCAGGTTCGATTACGACAGAAGTGGTCGGTAACGATATCATCGGACAGATCCAATGTGCGAAGATCAAAGACTTCACTCAGTTTGAAAAACAAATCCTGGCTCAGAAAAACTTCCTGATTGAAATTTCCAACCGTGAAGTGGCGTTCGGTTTAGTTCGCCGTGGTGGTGGTGTTCGCGACATCCAGGTCCGCCGAGTGCCGCGCGGTGATGGCAGCGACATGGCCGTGGTTCATGTTTTGATGGACCCTTGCGACGCAATGGGTGCCAACATCATGAATCAGGTTTGCGAGTTCTTAAAGGAACCGATCGAACAATTTACCGGCGAAAAAGTGACGATGTGTATTCTGTCGAATCTTGTGGATTCCAAAATCACTCGCGCGACGGTTCACATCAAGGACATTGATCCTGAGTTGGCAGAAAAAATTGAAGAGGCCTCTTTGTTTGCGCAGCAAGATCCCTATCGTGCAGCGACCAACAACAAAGGTGTTCTTAACGGCATTGACCCGGTTCTTATCGCGACTGGAAACGACTGGCGCGCGGTCGAGGCTGGGATTCATGCTTACGCTTCTCGCGACGGACAGTATCGCTCTATCACTCGTTGGTTCCGTGATGGGGAAGGCGGCCTTAAAGGTGTTTTCGAAGCTCCGCTCATCGTTGGCACCGTTGGGGGTGTGACCACTCTTCATCCGACGGCAATGATGTGCATGAAGATGTTGGGAACGACTTCTGCGAACGAACTTTCTCGAGTCATCGCGGCGGTGGGTTTGGTCCAAAACCTGGGCGCTTTAAAAGCGCTGACGACCGTAGGAATCATCGAAGGTCACATGAAGCTTCACACAAAAAACCTGGCCTTGGGTGCGGGTGCTGAAGAAAAAGAAATTCCGTTGGTGCAAAAGAAACTCGAAGAGATCCTGGCGGTTCGTAAACGCATCTCTTTAAGCAATGCAATCGACGTGCTTAAAGAGCTTCGTTCTTCACAAAGAGCGACGACGACCACACGCACACATAGTTAGGAGAGGCCATGTCCTTGGTCTTCTCTGTTCCCGGCAAAACTTTTATCGCAGGTGAATACCTGGCTTTGCAAGAAGGACCGACACTGGTCTTTCTGTCGCAGCCCTATTTTGAGCTGGAAGTGAATAGGGGACGTGGCAGCCTGGGAAGCATTCATCCCGATTCTCCGGCAGGCTTGTTTACACGTAAACATCAGGATTATTTCTCGCAGTTCGATCTGGTCTTTAAGGACCCTTATGCGGGCAAAGGGGGCTTTGGTGCCTCCACGGCGCAGTTTTTGGGTGCTTATGCTTTGTGGCTTTATCAAGAGGCTTCTCAGCAGGACATGGAAAAACTTTTGGACTTCAAACATCTTCTGGAAGCTTATTATGAAGTGGCCTGGAAAGGTGAAGGACAGCGTCCTAGTGGCGCCGACCTCGTGGGGCAGCTAAAAGGCGCGCTGACATTCTTTGAGAAGCGCCAAGGTTTGATTTCTGTGAAGAGCTGGCCTTTTACCGATCTTGAAATGCATCTGCTGCACACCGGGAACAAAGTCGCAACCCATGAACATCTAAAAAATCTTAAGACGTTCGACGTGACGGATCTTGAAAAAAGCTTTGCGGCGATTCGTGCGTCTTTTGAAGATCATGATAGTGCGGCTTTTATTGCGGGAATCACTTCTTATGGCGAGGCCTTAAAAAAATTAGGCTTTACCTGCAACGAAACTCTTTTCCTATTAAATGAAATCCAACAAATCCCCGGGGTGATGACGGCAAAGGGCTGTGGCGCTCTTGGTGCCGATGTGGTTCTTGTTATCACCCGGAAAAATGAATCCGAACATCTGGCTCAGTTCTGTCAGTCGCGTCGTCTGTCTTTGACGGCGTCCTCGCAGAAAATCGCCAACGGTTTACAAGTTCGAGGAACTCTATGAAACAAGTTTTAGTGTCTGCTCCTTCTAATATCGCTCTTATAAAGTACATGGGTAAGATCGAGGGGTCTGGCAATAAGCCGACGAACGGCTCTTTGTCCTATACCCTGGAAAACTTAAGAACCTATGTGCGTTTAACCCAGATTGATGAAGCTCAAGATCAGTGGAAGCTATTGGTTCGTGAAGATCTTGAAAAAATGAATTTGTCAGAAAAAGGGCAGCAGCGTTTTTTAAAACATCTGCAAAATCTTAAAGATAAGTGGGGCGTGACTCAAAACTTTCTTGTCGAGTCGGCGAATAATTTTCCTTCCGACTGTGGGCTGGCTAGCTCCGCTTCGAGTTTCGCGGCTTTGACTTTAGCCGCGGCGGAAATGTTTCAGAAAATAAATCCTCAGCCTTGGGGGGCGGATAGAAAAGTTTTGTCAGAGCTTTCTCGGCAAGGTTCGGGATCTTCTTGTCGTTCGTTGTTTTCGCCGTGGGCTCTTTGGTTGCACGAATACGCAGAGCCGATGAATTTGCCGGTGAAGGATCTGCATCATATCGTCGTCGTGGTGGAAGATAGCAAAAAAGAGGTTTCCAGTTCAGAAGCGCATAAACTTGTAACGACAAGCCCCCGTTTTGCAGGTCGCGTGGAACGCGCGGAAATTCGTCTGAAGGATCTTTCCCAAGCTTTGCAATTTGATGACTGGCACATGGCCCGTCAGATCGTCTGGGACGAGTTTATTGATATGCATCGCTTGTTTGAGACCAGCACGCCGTCGTTTAGCTATATGACAGATGAATCCAAGAAGGTTTTGGAGGAGTGCCAAAAGCTTTGGAACAAATGGCAAGACGGTCCGTTGGTGACAATGGATGCCGGCGCCAATGTGCATATGCTATTTAGAAACGACCAAAAGAAGTCTTTCGAGACCTACCGAGAGCTCTTCCAAAAAGAGTATAAAGTTTTAGCCTTTGAAGGTGTTAAACCCGATGTCCATTGATTTTACCTGTAAGTCCTTTGGCAAATGGATTCTTGCTGGCGAACATGCTGTTTTGCGTGGTGTGCCGGCTTTGGTTTTTCCAATTCAATCCCGAAATCTGGAATTGAACTATTCGCGCACAGAATCTCCTTTAGAGTTGCGTCTAGTCGGCGATCACGGAAAAGACCTGCAGCTTTTAGTTTGGGGTGTTTTAGAGAAAGCCTGCGAACTAAAAAAAATCCCACGCCATGATATCAAAGGTGTCTTACTTCTAGAGTCGTCAATTCCCGTTGGCGCGGGTATGGGCGCTTCGGCGGCGCTGTGTGTAGCTTTGACTCGTTGGTTGGGGTATCTGGGCTATGTACCTGAAAGTGAGTACTACGAGTTCGCCCGTGATTTGGAAAATCTTTTTCACGGTGAAAGCAGTGGCGTGGATATCGCAGTGGCATTGTCAGGCGAAGGTCTGTACTTCGTTCGCAATGGCGAGCGCAAACCTTTGGCGTCCGCGTGGAAACCCCGCTGGTATATTTCTTATTCGGGCAAGCGTGGCGTGACGGTGGATGCGGTGAACAAGGTGAAAGACCTGCTACTGCAGAATCCAGAGGTCGGTGAAAAAATCGACCAACAAATGGCCCACGCGGTGACGTTGGCTCAGAAGGCTCTGCAGATGGATTCGCGAGAAGGATTGCCTCTTTTAGCGCAAGCAATTGAAGAAGGTGGTCAGTGTTTTGAACAGTGGGGCTTGAACGAAGGAGCTCCCGGTCTGCATATTCAGTGGCTTAAAGAGAAGGGCGCCCTGGCCGTAAAACCGACGGGGTCGGGTGGCGGAGGTTACGTGCTGTCGTTATGGGAGCAAGAGCCTGCTGCGGAAGTTCTAGAAAAACTGATTCCTTGTTAAGACGTTGCCCCCTGACTCAGGGTTTTGTAACTTTAAAGAATGTTAAAAATCCAAAAAGACATCTTAAAGAAGCGCAAGCCCGCTCGGGCACAAACCCTTCAGCGATTTTTTAAAACCGCCCCCGGCGAGTATGCCGAAGGTGATATCTTTTGGGGGCTGACTGTTCCTGAAAGTCGCAGTATCGCAAAAAAATATGCGGATCTTTCTTTAAAAGATGTCCGTGTTCTTATTAAATCCAAAATTCACGAGGAACGGTTGATCGGTCTTTTGATTCTTGTGGGTCGTTTCGCAAAAAGTCCTGAAAAAGAGCAAGAAAAAATCTATCAGTTCTATTTAAAAAACACGCGATATATTAACAATTGGGATCTTGTGGACTCTTCGGCTGAATATATCGTCGGAAGTTATCTTTACGAACGCGATCGTTCGATCTTATGCGAACTCGCAAAATCTCCCAGTCTTTGGGAGCGACGAATCGCCATGCTTTCCACCTTTCATTTTATCAAGCGCGGGGAATATAAAGACACGCTGAAAATCGCCAAGATCTTGCTTAACGACCCTCATGATCTGATTCACAAAGCGGTCGGCTGGATGTTGCGGGAAGCCGGAAAACGAGTCAGCGAGCAAGATATGCGCAAATTCTTAGATGTGCATGCCCCGAAAATGCCTCGCACCATGCTTCGTTATGCAATCGAAAGGCTGCCAGCGACGGATCGTCAGTATTATCTGAAGCTTAAAAGCAAATAAACCGTGATGACCGTAATCACGTGGTGTCAAAGAGCTTTTTTTGATGACCCCAGGTTCTACCCGAAATAGGTCCTTCCCTTAAGGGGGCTTAATGAAGATCTTTTTATCCATTCTTTTTCTGGCTGCAAACTCGTGGGCGTTAACGAATGCGATCCCTGCAGAAGGCACTGAGTTTGAATCCGCGGTGTTTTTTAGTGCCCTAGGGTACGACCCGGAAAGCAAGGACTCGGTTCCTGGCTTTTGCAATGGCAATCTTCTTTCTGATCGGGTGATGCTGACGGCGGCCCACTGCGTATACCAGTCAGAAGTTCTTAAATCCTGGGAGATCGACCTGCATGTTGGAGAGTATGTCTATCGTACCACACCCACTGGAGAGACTCGTCGTATCGGTTATGTGACTCGATACCGTGAAACGGTGAAGGCTCGTTTCGTCTACACCGCAGATTTAAAACGACGTGTGGATATGCAAGGTCTGCGCTTGCGTATCGGACCTGCTGAAGATATTGCCGTGGTGATTTTTGAAAAGCCTTTGCCTTTAAAAGCGGACTTCCAATACGTTCCCGTGATATCACAGCAAGAGCTTTCGGCGATCAATTCCAATCTTTTAACTTATTGGCCGACGGTGGTCACGATCAATCCGATTGAAGAGATTGCCACCAACGATACGAAGCGAAGGGC
Coding sequences within it:
- the rpmI gene encoding 50S ribosomal protein L35, translating into MRTHSGAKKRLKVLSSGKVKKKSTRMRHLNSHMSSKTKRQLGKTSYVEDANMLQVRRCLVF
- the rplT gene encoding 50S ribosomal protein L20; protein product: MARVKSGKTNRARHKKVLKRAKGYYSAGSRAYIHAVEKNDRGMAFAYRDRKAKKRNFRTLWNQRINAAARLNGTTYSRLIGGLIKAGIQVDRKILADLAINDAAGFTALCKHALA
- the fni gene encoding type 2 isopentenyl-diphosphate Delta-isomerase, with translation MEESNNQFEQRKRDHIKIALDPRSQTEGQNGLDSIELIHEALPNLDFKEVDISTSLFLKDPVTKDSFSLSSPIFISSMTAGHEQGREINEALARLSDRRQILMGVGSQRRELEDSNAAEEWNRVRRQAPKALLLGNIGIAQLIKSPIDKVQRLIESTQAVALFVHVNPLQEALQPEGTRDFRHGLEALENLVKIAGVPVVVKEVGCGFSVETLKRLENIGIYAVDVAGKGGTHWGRVEGYRSQENDLLYKVAQTFANWGISTVQSVLNAKEARVSYEIWASGGVRNGLEVAKLCALGANKVGLARPFLEAALKGDEALEELMNKLETELKIALFCTGSKNLKDLQTKRVIR
- a CDS encoding hydroxymethylglutaryl-CoA reductase, degradative encodes the protein MKKQLLDIFKGFSKLSREERLKALMDVGVLHDSDVEYLSKGGLRDTSLGEKFIENVIGYFQLPLGVATNFNIDGKDYVIPMAVEETSIVAAVCKSAKWIRESGSITTEVVGNDIIGQIQCAKIKDFTQFEKQILAQKNFLIEISNREVAFGLVRRGGGVRDIQVRRVPRGDGSDMAVVHVLMDPCDAMGANIMNQVCEFLKEPIEQFTGEKVTMCILSNLVDSKITRATVHIKDIDPELAEKIEEASLFAQQDPYRAATNNKGVLNGIDPVLIATGNDWRAVEAGIHAYASRDGQYRSITRWFRDGEGGLKGVFEAPLIVGTVGGVTTLHPTAMMCMKMLGTTSANELSRVIAAVGLVQNLGALKALTTVGIIEGHMKLHTKNLALGAGAEEKEIPLVQKKLEEILAVRKRISLSNAIDVLKELRSSQRATTTTRTHS
- the mvaD gene encoding diphosphomevalonate decarboxylase, which gives rise to MKQVLVSAPSNIALIKYMGKIEGSGNKPTNGSLSYTLENLRTYVRLTQIDEAQDQWKLLVREDLEKMNLSEKGQQRFLKHLQNLKDKWGVTQNFLVESANNFPSDCGLASSASSFAALTLAAAEMFQKINPQPWGADRKVLSELSRQGSGSSCRSLFSPWALWLHEYAEPMNLPVKDLHHIVVVVEDSKKEVSSSEAHKLVTTSPRFAGRVERAEIRLKDLSQALQFDDWHMARQIVWDEFIDMHRLFETSTPSFSYMTDESKKVLEECQKLWNKWQDGPLVTMDAGANVHMLFRNDQKKSFETYRELFQKEYKVLAFEGVKPDVH
- a CDS encoding membrane protein, giving the protein MSIDFTCKSFGKWILAGEHAVLRGVPALVFPIQSRNLELNYSRTESPLELRLVGDHGKDLQLLVWGVLEKACELKKIPRHDIKGVLLLESSIPVGAGMGASAALCVALTRWLGYLGYVPESEYYEFARDLENLFHGESSGVDIAVALSGEGLYFVRNGERKPLASAWKPRWYISYSGKRGVTVDAVNKVKDLLLQNPEVGEKIDQQMAHAVTLAQKALQMDSREGLPLLAQAIEEGGQCFEQWGLNEGAPGLHIQWLKEKGALAVKPTGSGGGGYVLSLWEQEPAAEVLEKLIPC
- a CDS encoding DNA alkylation repair protein; this encodes MLKIQKDILKKRKPARAQTLQRFFKTAPGEYAEGDIFWGLTVPESRSIAKKYADLSLKDVRVLIKSKIHEERLIGLLILVGRFAKSPEKEQEKIYQFYLKNTRYINNWDLVDSSAEYIVGSYLYERDRSILCELAKSPSLWERRIAMLSTFHFIKRGEYKDTLKIAKILLNDPHDLIHKAVGWMLREAGKRVSEQDMRKFLDVHAPKMPRTMLRYAIERLPATDRQYYLKLKSK
- a CDS encoding trypsin-like serine protease, with translation MKIFLSILFLAANSWALTNAIPAEGTEFESAVFFSALGYDPESKDSVPGFCNGNLLSDRVMLTAAHCVYQSEVLKSWEIDLHVGEYVYRTTPTGETRRIGYVTRYRETVKARFVYTADLKRRVDMQGLRLRIGPAEDIAVVIFEKPLPLKADFQYVPVISQQELSAINSNLLTYWPTVVTINPIEEIATNDTKRRARLDRIGKSSSTYESKSAARVQPGDSGAPLFVRIGTQWKQIGVTKGRAETLFSNWDVYGILDQKMCQISQLVTEPEIKSLLCH